A region of Pseudomonadota bacterium DNA encodes the following proteins:
- the tuf gene encoding elongation factor Tu (EF-Tu; promotes GTP-dependent binding of aminoacyl-tRNA to the A-site of ribosomes during protein biosynthesis; when the tRNA anticodon matches the mRNA codon, GTP hydrolysis results; the inactive EF-Tu-GDP leaves the ribosome and release of GDP is promoted by elongation factor Ts; many prokaryotes have two copies of the gene encoding EF-Tu), whose translation RTTDVTGIVNLQAGVEMVMPGDNVTIEGQLITPIAMEDGLRFAIREGGRTVGAGVINKIVE comes from the coding sequence CCGGACGACCGACGTGACCGGGATTGTAAACCTTCAGGCGGGAGTAGAGATGGTAATGCCTGGAGACAACGTGACGATCGAAGGGCAGCTGATTACCCCGATTGCGATGGAAGACGGACTGCGCTTTGCGATCCGAGAAGGCGGCCGTACTGTAGGCGCCGGTGTTATTAACAAGATTGTCGAGTAG